Proteins from a single region of Ignavibacteriales bacterium:
- the gltX gene encoding glutamate--tRNA ligase → MINEHPRVRFAPSPTGFLHVGGLRTALYNYLFAKNQNGKFILRIEDTDRNRFVEGAVDNLISALNWCGLEYDEGPDVGGKYGPYLQSQRLEIYHKHAKALIDNGNAYYCFCTTERLEALREEQQRQKLPQAKYDKHCLNLSSLEINENLENKTPHVIRLNVKPNFTIVVDDVIRGSVEFNSNNIDDQVLVKSDSYPTYHLANVVDDHLMKITHVIRGEEWLPSVPKHVLLYDAFGWERPIFAHLPLLLNADKSKLSKRQGDVAVEDYRAKGYLQEALVNFVALLGWNAGDDVEFYNMPELIEKFSLDRVNNSGAVFNLEKLNWLNAEHLRKKSDNEILQMLKDEVRNSKLAIGNYSDDYLLQVIFAMKERVTFVKEYLSKSPYFFEAPKEYEQAAVAKNWTSETPDQLTKLRDIIAQLENPTKEDYENTMAKVAEELNVSKGKLIHPLRLALSGQSTGPGMFDLLFILGKDEVVKRINSALEKIK, encoded by the coding sequence ATGATTAACGAACATCCAAGAGTTAGATTTGCTCCAAGTCCAACTGGTTTTCTGCATGTAGGCGGATTAAGAACCGCACTTTATAATTATTTGTTTGCAAAAAATCAAAATGGAAAATTCATTCTTCGCATTGAAGATACTGACAGAAACAGATTTGTTGAAGGTGCAGTTGATAATTTGATTTCCGCTCTAAACTGGTGTGGACTTGAATACGACGAAGGTCCAGATGTTGGCGGTAAATATGGTCCGTATTTGCAATCTCAACGACTGGAAATTTACCACAAGCATGCTAAAGCATTGATTGATAATGGAAATGCCTACTATTGTTTTTGCACTACAGAACGGCTTGAAGCATTACGCGAAGAACAACAGCGGCAAAAACTTCCTCAGGCAAAATATGATAAGCATTGTCTTAACCTTAGTTCCTTAGAAATAAATGAAAATCTTGAAAACAAGACCCCACATGTTATTCGTTTAAATGTAAAACCAAACTTCACAATCGTTGTTGATGATGTAATTCGTGGAAGCGTTGAATTTAATAGCAATAATATTGACGACCAGGTTCTTGTTAAAAGCGATAGCTATCCAACTTACCATTTGGCAAATGTTGTTGATGATCATTTAATGAAAATTACTCATGTTATTCGTGGTGAAGAATGGCTTCCTTCCGTTCCAAAACATGTTTTGCTTTATGATGCATTTGGATGGGAGCGACCAATATTTGCTCACCTTCCGCTTCTTCTTAACGCAGATAAATCCAAATTAAGCAAACGGCAAGGCGATGTGGCAGTTGAAGATTATCGTGCAAAAGGATATTTGCAGGAGGCGCTGGTTAATTTTGTAGCTCTACTTGGATGGAATGCTGGCGATGATGTTGAGTTTTATAATATGCCGGAGTTAATTGAAAAATTTTCTTTGGATAGAGTGAATAATTCGGGAGCAGTTTTTAATTTGGAAAAATTAAACTGGCTTAATGCTGAACATCTGCGAAAAAAGAGTGATAATGAAATTCTTCAAATGTTAAAAGACGAAGTTCGCAATTCGAAATTAGCAATTGGCAATTATTCGGATGATTATCTTTTACAAGTTATCTTTGCAATGAAAGAAAGAGTAACGTTCGTTAAGGAATATTTGAGTAAGAGTCCGTACTTTTTTGAAGCACCAAAAGAATATGAGCAAGCGGCTGTTGCGAAAAACTGGACATCTGAAACTCCAGATCAACTAACAAAATTGCGCGATATAATTGCACAACTTGAAAATCCTACCAAAGAAGATTATGAAAATACTATGGCTAAAGTTGCGGAAGAATTGAATGTTAGCAAAGGAAAACTAATTCATCCATTGCGTTTAGCGCTATCTGGGCAAAGCACTGGACCGGGAATGTTTGATTTGTTGTTTATTCTTGGAAAAGATGAAGTCGTAAAACGAATTAACTCAGCATTAGAAAAGATTAAATAA
- a CDS encoding response regulator gives MQSVKIEFLEKYNQLVKSANKGLEQFPDEICDYVVNEFDLQAMVLFKVNEDKSLTVLGKSTSTKKNYLRGAIFSCTNCKIVNPNDQTTNFFSDPECDVLISEFIIYEACNIFNISETQKGFAKIARKTPFLRNDSDSFKSISEFLSQILRNWFVARGGEVLVVNKTTSEILNSISQDLRTPANSIIGFASILGEESLTSSQSEYVNTIKSNAHSLLILINDLIDIAKVDSGKVIENKSLIEIKPFFDDILKVFDDKVDKKNVELSYDIDKNIPDKLNIDHQKLRFVIIALIANSVKSTEKGKISVRVLQADNKHLNIRIADTGKGIPSEKRKTLFEPTSISISDNIKPNGNFGLSLVLSKKYIQLLGGDINLDSTVGKGSTFNFSINVESISEIERKIIELPPPTVSTRVLVIEDDYATSKLLSSYLTRWGYNPIIVNSEDQTMELIEKEKFLAIIMDIVLPNINGLELLKKIHEHKNTKHTPVIVCSVEAEQQKAFMLGAVEYFVKPIKYKFLVEVLQSYRLRTDSNILCVDDDVPTLQLLKEAIETAGFKAIAENVSANVMDLVEDKDLDLAIIDLDMPHPNGFELIKLIKSNPKFIHLPIIIYTGKENYQEDLKNIDGLFEELLSKRSTNIEDLSEVISKMINRYDTPPPQQEVFEKKDVIKILLAEDYKHSQIIVTRLLKKNTFENIVVVENGEEAIEMAKQQHFDLILMDMQMPVMNGFEATEKIRLMPQYKDTPIIALTAFAMKGDREKCLEAGATDYIPKPIDSKEFIEKVKYYTNERA, from the coding sequence ATGCAAAGCGTTAAAATAGAATTCCTTGAGAAATATAATCAACTGGTTAAATCAGCTAACAAGGGATTAGAACAATTTCCTGACGAAATTTGTGATTATGTTGTAAATGAATTCGATTTGCAGGCAATGGTTTTGTTTAAGGTGAATGAAGATAAAAGCCTGACAGTTTTAGGGAAATCTACTTCAACAAAGAAGAATTATTTACGAGGTGCCATATTTAGCTGCACCAATTGCAAAATTGTCAATCCAAATGATCAAACAACTAATTTCTTTTCAGATCCGGAATGTGACGTATTGATTTCTGAATTTATCATTTATGAAGCTTGCAATATTTTTAATATTTCTGAAACACAAAAAGGATTTGCTAAGATTGCAAGAAAAACTCCATTCCTTAGAAATGATTCCGATTCATTTAAGTCTATTTCAGAATTTTTAAGCCAGATTTTAAGGAATTGGTTTGTTGCAAGAGGCGGAGAAGTTCTTGTTGTTAATAAAACAACATCCGAAATATTAAATTCAATTTCGCAGGATTTGCGAACACCAGCAAATAGCATTATTGGATTTGCTTCAATTCTTGGCGAAGAAAGTTTGACTTCTTCGCAATCAGAGTATGTAAACACAATTAAAAGTAATGCACATAGTTTGCTTATATTAATTAACGATCTTATTGATATTGCAAAAGTTGATTCCGGTAAAGTAATTGAAAATAAAAGTCTGATTGAAATAAAACCTTTCTTTGATGACATCCTGAAAGTATTTGATGATAAAGTTGATAAAAAAAATGTTGAGTTAAGTTATGATATAGATAAAAATATTCCTGATAAATTAAATATTGATCATCAAAAATTGCGATTTGTAATTATAGCTTTAATAGCTAATTCAGTTAAATCAACTGAAAAGGGGAAAATATCAGTTCGTGTTTTACAAGCTGATAATAAACACCTAAACATCAGAATTGCAGATACAGGAAAAGGAATTCCTTCCGAAAAAAGAAAAACTTTATTTGAACCAACATCAATTTCTATCTCTGATAATATTAAACCTAACGGAAACTTTGGTCTCAGTTTAGTTCTTTCAAAAAAATATATTCAGCTACTCGGTGGAGATATTAATCTGGATAGTACTGTTGGCAAAGGAAGTACATTTAATTTCTCGATTAATGTTGAATCTATTTCTGAAATTGAAAGAAAAATTATTGAACTTCCACCACCAACTGTAAGCACGCGTGTTCTTGTAATTGAAGATGATTATGCTACATCTAAACTATTATCCAGTTATTTAACAAGATGGGGATATAATCCAATTATTGTAAATAGTGAAGACCAAACAATGGAACTGATCGAAAAGGAAAAATTCCTTGCGATCATAATGGATATTGTTCTTCCAAACATAAATGGTTTAGAGTTGCTTAAAAAAATTCATGAGCATAAAAATACTAAACACACACCGGTTATTGTATGTTCTGTTGAAGCTGAGCAACAAAAAGCTTTTATGCTTGGTGCGGTAGAATATTTTGTAAAACCAATTAAATACAAATTTTTGGTTGAAGTACTTCAGAGTTATAGACTAAGAACTGATTCTAATATTCTTTGTGTTGATGATGATGTACCTACTTTGCAACTTCTTAAAGAAGCTATTGAAACAGCAGGATTTAAAGCAATAGCAGAAAATGTTTCTGCTAATGTTATGGATCTGGTTGAAGATAAGGATTTGGATTTAGCTATTATTGATTTAGATATGCCCCATCCAAATGGATTTGAATTAATTAAATTGATTAAATCGAATCCTAAGTTTATTCATCTTCCAATAATTATCTATACAGGAAAAGAAAATTACCAAGAAGATTTGAAAAACATTGATGGACTATTTGAAGAACTTTTAAGCAAACGCAGTACAAATATCGAAGACCTTTCCGAAGTAATTAGTAAAATGATCAATCGGTATGACACACCGCCGCCACAACAAGAAGTATTTGAAAAGAAAGATGTAATAAAAATTCTTTTAGCGGAAGATTATAAACACTCTCAAATAATTGTAACCAGATTGCTAAAGAAAAATACTTTTGAAAATATTGTTGTTGTAGAGAATGGAGAAGAAGCAATCGAAATGGCTAAACAACAACATTTCGATTTGATCTTGATGGATATGCAGATGCCGGTTATGAATGGTTTTGAGGCAACAGAAAAAATCCGACTAATGCCGCAATATAAAGATACTCCGATCATCGCGCTAACTGCTTTTGCAATGAAGGGTGACAGAGAAAAATGTCTTGAAGCTGGTGCAACTGATTATATTCCAAAACCGATTGACAGCAAGGAATTTATTGAAAAAGTTAAATACTATACTAATGAGCGCGCTTAA